In the Neomonachus schauinslandi chromosome 13, ASM220157v2, whole genome shotgun sequence genome, one interval contains:
- the LOC110587131 gene encoding interferon alpha-16-like: MALSVSVLLALVMLCSSPVCSRDCALHPSHGNPETFTLLSQMEKISILSCLKDRTDFSFPQMLVDGNKFEKTETTLVMHEMLQQIFNLFSKSDSLVAWDETLLDKFLAGLHQQVDDLETCLEEEKNVELLSENSRLAVKRYFHGISLYLEKKVYSHCAWEVVRVEIRRCLFFINELTAKLRK, translated from the coding sequence ATGGCCCTCTCAGTCTCTGTGCTGCTGGCCCTGGTGATGTTATGCTCCAGCCCTGTCTGCTCTCGGGACTGCGCCCTGCATCCAAGCCATGGCAATCCAGAAACCTTCACGCTATTGAGTCAAATGGAGAAAATCTCCATTCTGTCTTGTCTGAAGGATAGGACTGACTTCAGCTTTCCTCAGATGCTTGTGGATGGGAACAAGTTTGAGAAGACAGAAACCACACTTGTCATGCATGAGATGCTCCAGCAGATCTTCAACCTTTTCAGCAAAAGTGACTCTCTTGTGGCTTGGGATGAGACCCTACTGGACAAATTCCTCGCTGGACTTCATCAGCAGGTGGATGATCTGGAGACATgtttggaggaagaaaagaacGTGGAACTGTTAAGTGAGAACTCCAGACTGGCTGTGAAGAGATACTTCCATGGAATCAGTCTCTATCTTGAAAAGAAAGTATACAGCCACTGTGCCTGGGAGGTTGTCAGGGTGGAAATCAGAAGGTGCTTGTTCTTCATCAATGAGCTCACAGCTAAactcaggaaataa